From the genome of Deltaproteobacteria bacterium:
AATAATCCACGCGGGACTTGAATCCAAAATCACCCATATCTCGACGGGTGGTGGAGCGAGTCTCGAATTTATTGAGGGAAAGAAATTGCCGGGACTGAAAGCATTATCATGAAAAACAAACTGATCATCGCCAATTGGAAAATGAATAGCACCGTTACGGATGCACTCAAATTCCTCGCGGTCTTTCGTCACGAAATGAAGGGAATGACTCCGTGTGAGGTTGTATTATGTCCGCCATTCACATGTCTCTACGCGCTGGGGGAAGCGTTTGAAGAAACTCCTTTTAAACTCGGCGCACAAAATATGCATTGGGAAGAGTCCGGCGCTTTTACCGGAGAAATATCTTCACTCTTTTTAAAAGATTTAAATGTTCAGTATGTCCTTTTGGGTCATTCCGAAAGAAGAACGCTTTTTGGCGAAACCGACATTAACATAAATAAAAAATTGGAGCAGGCCATCCATCAAAAAATCACACCGGTTGTTTGCGTGGGCGAAACCGATGAGGAACATAAAGAGGGAAAAACATTTGCAGTGTTGGAACACCAGATCAAAAAAGCGTTGGATGGGCAAATCCGCTCTGAACTTGCCACAATGGTCTGGGCTTATGAACCTGTGTGGGCCATCGGCACCGGCAAAAATGCAACACCCGATCAGGCGCAAGAGGTGATTAGCTGGATGCGAACTCTTTTGGCAAAAGTGCTGGATGACCCTACAGCTTCGACTATGCGTATTTTGTATGGAGGAAGTGTTTCCGCTGAAAAGGCGAGAGGATTTTTGAAACAATCCGATATTGATGGACTGCTGGTCGGTGGCGCAAGTCTTGATCCGCAAAAATTTGCAAATATCGTACAGTCCGCCCAAGAACAAAACGCCTAAAGGAGAATCATGGATACGATCGCCGTTGCATTGCATGTTTTTATCTGTCTGTTTTTAATCGCCCTTATTATGTTGCAAA
Proteins encoded in this window:
- a CDS encoding triose-phosphate isomerase, whose translation is MKNKLIIANWKMNSTVTDALKFLAVFRHEMKGMTPCEVVLCPPFTCLYALGEAFEETPFKLGAQNMHWEESGAFTGEISSLFLKDLNVQYVLLGHSERRTLFGETDININKKLEQAIHQKITPVVCVGETDEEHKEGKTFAVLEHQIKKALDGQIRSELATMVWAYEPVWAIGTGKNATPDQAQEVISWMRTLLAKVLDDPTASTMRILYGGSVSAEKARGFLKQSDIDGLLVGGASLDPQKFANIVQSAQEQNA